In Natrinema pellirubrum DSM 15624, the following proteins share a genomic window:
- a CDS encoding biosurfactant protein 1 — protein sequence MTDRDSDFEKLRPTGEASHIPDERLRECTEGEPNRQRVATATTGYPDTPTETDTECRSCGAPIPAGQTKCLFCLTNHLEDSPSETNAPATEWTLLGVVHMLVESSTFYGAVAKGAAAATLLASSAAESTVDDCTITYDLEDEPAAQLTDRWPVLPAAVRISSTDGEQLLAAAHDRTAWTDQSAVDSDCEPTTYLYDESGFGIRDEQRLATVLDNVGDDAWLVPAIALQQAPQEREPEHQDSGIPTKERLECHQCGRTTEHRFSGHESVPDETWTGHAIWECQVCGTPRYGPSPE from the coding sequence ATGACTGATCGAGATTCTGACTTCGAGAAGCTTCGTCCGACCGGCGAAGCGTCGCATATCCCAGATGAGAGACTCAGAGAGTGTACTGAGGGTGAGCCGAATCGACAGCGAGTTGCAACGGCGACGACTGGATATCCAGACACTCCAACGGAAACAGACACTGAGTGTCGCTCCTGTGGCGCACCGATCCCAGCTGGTCAGACCAAATGTCTGTTCTGTCTTACCAATCATCTCGAGGACTCCCCTTCTGAGACAAACGCACCAGCAACAGAGTGGACACTGCTTGGCGTCGTTCACATGCTTGTCGAGTCGTCTACGTTCTACGGTGCCGTCGCGAAAGGCGCGGCCGCTGCGACACTCCTTGCCTCCAGTGCGGCGGAATCAACGGTCGACGACTGTACGATCACCTACGATCTCGAGGACGAGCCTGCAGCCCAATTGACCGATCGGTGGCCTGTACTACCCGCTGCAGTACGGATCTCGTCCACGGACGGTGAGCAACTTCTCGCAGCGGCCCATGATCGAACAGCGTGGACTGACCAATCAGCGGTGGATAGCGACTGCGAACCAACAACCTATCTCTACGACGAGAGTGGATTCGGCATTCGCGATGAGCAGCGACTTGCGACGGTGCTCGACAATGTCGGTGATGATGCGTGGCTAGTTCCTGCAATTGCCCTCCAGCAGGCACCTCAAGAACGTGAACCTGAGCATCAAGATAGTGGCATTCCGACCAAAGAACGCCTCGAGTGCCACCAGTGCGGACGCACAACCGAGCATCGATTCAGCGGTCATGAATCGGTTCCCGACGAAACCTGGACCGGCCACGCAATCTGGGAGTGCCAGGTCTGCGGGACGCCGCGCTATGGACCGAGCCCAGAATGA
- a CDS encoding DUF7563 family protein — MPECDGCGSHVTENYFRVFAVDGDLPACIHCASNREAREAGLRQQ; from the coding sequence ATGCCAGAATGTGATGGCTGTGGCTCTCATGTCACCGAGAACTATTTCCGGGTTTTCGCCGTTGATGGTGATCTGCCAGCATGTATCCACTGTGCCAGCAACCGTGAAGCTCGAGAAGCAGGACTCCGCCAGCAATAG
- a CDS encoding IS5-like element ISNpe17 family transposase has protein sequence MSPATLQENPTVETFFNVVETETLALFEHLSFEFLEEFDVFAPAQTGRTRVHKPPEMMRGFLHCYYKDIYGIRPVARELNNTVVWLSCGFDRPPSRDAVDRFLTDLEHVIDKIFDHLVEQAALRGLLDLTYSIDSTDVRTMPADPDASKCYDPTAEEYYYGYGCTIVSTGSKIPIAAEFTESKQAPEETAMRVTRDALAVAKPIWMLGDSAYDTLDWHDHLLAAGVVPVAPYNPRNTDDPKDIEYRVEDRIEQHSEDVQLKQSTLNETYNRRTGVERTNESVKGCGLGRTHARGRVHARAQVFLALCLRLVIAITNYERGDNPGSTIITV, from the coding sequence ATGAGCCCAGCGACCCTGCAAGAGAATCCTACGGTAGAGACGTTCTTCAATGTCGTGGAAACTGAGACACTAGCGCTGTTTGAGCATCTCTCCTTCGAGTTTCTCGAAGAGTTCGACGTGTTCGCCCCGGCGCAGACGGGGCGAACACGAGTTCACAAACCACCCGAAATGATGCGTGGGTTTCTGCACTGCTACTACAAGGATATCTACGGCATTCGTCCGGTTGCACGAGAACTGAACAACACAGTCGTCTGGCTCAGCTGTGGCTTCGATCGACCGCCGTCCAGAGACGCGGTCGATCGCTTTCTCACCGATCTCGAACACGTCATCGACAAGATTTTCGACCACCTCGTCGAGCAGGCCGCCTTGCGCGGCCTGCTCGACTTGACCTACTCGATTGATTCGACAGACGTGAGAACGATGCCTGCCGATCCTGACGCATCGAAATGCTACGATCCAACGGCTGAAGAGTACTACTACGGCTACGGCTGCACGATCGTTTCGACCGGCTCGAAGATCCCGATTGCAGCGGAGTTCACCGAGAGCAAACAAGCACCAGAGGAGACGGCGATGCGCGTCACCCGTGACGCGCTCGCCGTCGCTAAACCGATATGGATGCTTGGTGACAGCGCCTACGATACACTTGACTGGCACGACCACCTGCTGGCCGCAGGGGTCGTGCCAGTCGCCCCCTACAACCCACGGAACACTGATGACCCGAAGGACATCGAGTACAGGGTCGAAGACCGCATCGAACAACACAGCGAGGACGTTCAGCTGAAGCAATCGACGCTAAACGAGACGTACAACCGCCGAACAGGCGTCGAACGAACCAACGAATCAGTCAAGGGCTGCGGCCTCGGGCGAACGCACGCCCGAGGCCGCGTCCACGCACGAGCACAGGTGTTCCTCGCGCTGTGCCTTCGCCTCGTTATTGCAATCACCAACTATGAACGCGGAGACAATCCGGGAAGCACGATCATCACGGTGTGA